The following coding sequences lie in one Scatophagus argus isolate fScaArg1 chromosome 9, fScaArg1.pri, whole genome shotgun sequence genomic window:
- the LOC124065258 gene encoding sterile alpha motif domain-containing protein 3-like isoform X2 gives MSLKRKFKTERSPLVDEEEVKQFKAKFGHRKGKSKEAPTQTTCERRREMRNESEEGPIGEDAVSIDAHVKVLQMQYERTQPDRTIVEEKMRRTFLWRRRELQQDGMSAVEAIRKYPFLKTPCGLYQEMGRICKITDLSQRFRESFRSLVPSVLKAVHGKSCLEKEYLEARAKVTSEEVDDLEFRAALVLLPTIFKEKLDNYIALNDGDPATPYPTVQVAGTSNWRRVFSERRLPVNIKVDGTEFCSAVGVEDGILSAFCMYFVYYLQYPSHNKNTLLFMQRHVLKVTDPADKPLPTAVVRAINLLA, from the exons ATGTCATTGAAAAGGAAGTTCAAAACTGAACGTTCACCACTCGTGGATGAAGAAGAAGTCAAACAATTCAAAGCAAAATTTGGTCATCGCAAAGGCAAGTCCAAAGAGGCACCAACCCAGACTACGTGTGAAAGAAGACGTGAAATG AGAAATGAGTCTGAAGAAGGTCCTATTGGCGAAGATGCTGTCTCAATTGATGCCCATGTAAAAGTCTTGCAAATGCAGTATGAACGGACTCAACCAGATAGAACCAttgtggaggaaaaaatgagACGCACATTTCTCTGGAGAAGACGTGAGCTGCAACAAGACGGAATGTCAGCTGTTGAGGCCATCAGAAAGTATCCCTTCCTGAAAACACCATGTGGG CTGTATCAAGAAATGGGACGAATCTGCAAAATCACAGATTTAAGCCAACGTTTCCGAGAATCATTCAGAAGTCTGGTACCCTCTGTGCTGAAAGCAGTCCATGGGAAGTCCTGTCTGGAGAAGGAATATTTGGAGGCCAGAGCTAAAGTAACTTCAGAGGAAGTTGACG aCCTAGAGTTCCGAGCTGCCTTGGTGCTCTTACCAACTATCTTCAAAGAGAAACTGGACAACTACATTGCACTGAATGAT GGAGATCCAGCTACACCTTACCCAACTGTTCAGGTGGCCGGCACATCAAACTGGAGACGAGTATTCAGCGAGCGTAGACTCCCCGTGAACATCAAGGTGGATGGAACCGAATTCTGCAGTGCGGTCGGTGTTGAAGATGGAATCCTCTCTGcattttgcatgtattttgtcTACTACCTACAGTACCCTAGCCACAACAAGAACACTCTTCTTTTTATGCAAAGACATGTCTTGAAAGTGACTGACCCTGCTGATAAACCATTGCCAACAGCAGTAGTCAGGGCCATTAACCTGTTGGCTTGA
- the LOC124065259 gene encoding matrilin-2-like: MRCLALCLFSLLCCNAVQLEKRRPRPIAVRGRNETTAQTKAMENSCKAIPLDFVFVIDSSRSIRPHDYEKVKTFIINLLQFLEIGSDATRVGLLQYTLGKNVYGSVVQPEFSLNTYITKAEVEQAVKNMKHLATGTMTGLAIQYVMETSFTEEHGARPAHLHIPRIAMVVTDGRPQDTVEEIAAQARQAGIQIFAIGVGRVDMNTLKTIGSEPHSEHVHLVANFSQIETLISVFQSKLCGGSEMCEVVDHQCQHICVSSPASYRCKCREGFTLNPDGKTCRAEDMCAEVDHGCQHICVNIPDGYECLCRPGYQLNIDLKTCNRIDYCDLGNHGCEHDCVSIPESYLCRCKKGYVLNVDRKTCSKIDHCADDTHGCEQEFMNTEDSCVCKCRKGFTLRPDGKTCQRIDHCADGTHGCEQEFVNTEDACVCKCRKGYTLRPDGKTCKRIDHCADGKHGCEQEFVNTEDSCVCKCRNGFALRPDGKTCQSLDLCQTVDHGCEHQCVSTTESYICRCFEGFTLAEDGKSCKKPECGDGVMDLVFVIDGSKSLGPANFELVKQFVNSIVDSLDISRTGTHVGLLQYSTKVRAEFSLGQYTTAQGIKQAVSRMQYMGRGSMTGSALRHMFEFSFSAKEGARPNIPRVSIVFTDGRSQDDVSEWASKAKNSGVTIYALGVGKAIEQELREIASEPDEKHLYYAKDFKNMAEITKKLKSRMCTDKPSDENMCQCENVIMFQNQVTEKLKNLMQNIEAMSKKLETLENQLVLK; the protein is encoded by the exons atGAGGTGCCTGGCCCTCTGCCTCTTCAGCCTGTTGTGCTGTAATGCAGTTCAACTGGAAAAACGTCGTCCCAGACCGATTGCAGTCAGGGGGCGAAATGAGACAACTGCCCAAACAAAAGCAATGG AGAACTCTTGCAAAGCCATCCCACtggattttgtctttgtcatcgACAGCTCTCGAAGCATCCGTCCCCACGACTACGAGAAGGTCAAGACCTTCATTATCAACCTGCTCCAGTTCCTGGAGATCGGTTCTGATGCCACTAGGGTTGGCCTGCTCCAGTACACTCTCGGAAAAAATG TGTATGGCAGTGTGGTCCAGCCCGAGTTCTCCCTCAATACTTACATCACCAaggctgaggtggagcaggCGGTGAAGAACATGAAGCACCTCGCCACAGGAACAATGACGGGCCTTGCCATCCAGTACGTCATGGAGACATCTTTCACTGAGGAACATGGAGCACGACCAGCACACCTGCACATCCCACGAATTGCTATGGTTGTGACCGATGGGCGACCTCAGGACACGGTGGAGGAGATTGCAGCTCAGGCGAGACAGGCTGGCATCCAGATTTTCGCTATTGGAGTGGGCAGGGTGGATATGAACACTCTGAAGACCATAGGGAGTGAACCACATTCTGAGCATGTGCACTTGGTGGCCAACTTTAGTCAAATAGAAACCCTCATCTCGGTATTCCAGTCCAAACTGTGTGGAG GTTCAGAGATGTGTGAGGTGGTGGACCATCAGTGCCAGCACATCTGTGTGAGCAGCCCTGCCTCATACAGATGCAAGTGTAGGGAAGGCTTCACCCTCAATCCTGATGGCAAGACATGTCGAG CTGAGGATATGTGTGCTGAGGTGGATCATGGCTGTCAACACATCTGTGTCAACATCCCTGATGGCTACGAGTGCCTCTGTCGTCCAGGATATCAGCTCAACATAGACCTGAAGACATGCAACA GAATAGACTACTGTGACCTGGGGAATCATGGCTGTGAGCATGACTGTGTCAGCATTCCAGAGTCCTACCTCTGCAGGTGTAAGAAGGGCTATGTCCTCAATGTGGACCGCAAGACCTGCAGCA AGATTGACCACTGTGCTGATGACACCCATGGGTGTGAACAGGAGTTCATGAACACAGAAGactcctgtgtgtgtaaatgcagaaAAGGCTTTACACTCAGGCCTGATGGGAAAACATGCCAGA GGATTGATCACTGTGCTGATGGCACCCATGGGTGTGAACAGGAGTTTGTGAATACAGAGGATGCTTGTGTATGTAAGTGCCGGAAAGGCTACACTCTCAGACCTGATGGGAAAACTTGCAAGA GGATAGACCATTGTGCTGATGGGAAACATGGCTGTGAGCAGGAGTTTGTGAATACGGAGgattcatgtgtgtgtaaatgcagaaATGGATTTGCACTCCGACCTGATGGAAAAACATGTCAGA GTCTGGATCTGTGTCAGACGGTGGACCATGGCTGTGAACACCAGTGTGTCAGCACCACCGAGTCCTACATCTGCAGGTGTTTTGAAGGATTCACGTTGGCTGAAGATGGAAAGAGCTGCAAAA AGCCAGAGTGTGGCGATGGAGTCATGGATCTGGTTTTTGTTATTGATGGTTCTAAGAGTCTGGGCCCTGCCAACTTTGAGCTGGTCAAGCAGTTTGTTAACAGCATTGTGGACTCGCTGGACATTTCCAGGACAGGCACGCATGTTGGCCTTCTTCAGTACTCCACCAAAGTGCGTGCAGAGTTCTCCCTGGGCCAGTACACCACAGCCCAGGGCATCAAACAGGCCGTGTCCCGAATGCAATACATGGGGAGAGGCTCCATGACTGGCTCAGCCTTACGTCACATGTTTGAGTTCAGCTTCTCAGCTAAAGAGGGAGCCAGGCCAAACATCCCACGTGTCAGCATTGTGTTTACCGATGGGAGATCACAGGATGATGTGTCCGAATGGGCTAGTAAAGCAAAGAACTCTG GGGTCACGATATACGCTCTGGGTGTCGGCAAAGCCATTGAACAGGAGCTGAGAGAAATAGCTTCAGAGCCCGATGAGAAGCACCTTTATTATGCTAAAGATTTTAAGAACATGGCAGAAATTACAAAGAAGCTCAAGTCCAGGATGTGCACAG ACAAACCCTCTGATGAAAACATGTGCCAGTGTGAGAACGTGATAATGTTTCAAAACCAGGTCACTGAGAAGCTGAAGAACCTCATGCAGAATA TTGAAGCCATGTCAAAGAAGCTGGAGACACTCGAGAATCAACTTGTGCTCAAATAA
- the LOC124065258 gene encoding sterile alpha motif domain-containing protein 3-like isoform X1, whose protein sequence is MAQYTMYPSGEDYVKVAKALVTKYPFLKDIEGNGYHTWHMSLKRKFKTERSPLVDEEEVKQFKAKFGHRKGKSKEAPTQTTCERRREMRNESEEGPIGEDAVSIDAHVKVLQMQYERTQPDRTIVEEKMRRTFLWRRRELQQDGMSAVEAIRKYPFLKTPCGLYQEMGRICKITDLSQRFRESFRSLVPSVLKAVHGKSCLEKEYLEARAKVTSEEVDDLEFRAALVLLPTIFKEKLDNYIALNDGDPATPYPTVQVAGTSNWRRVFSERRLPVNIKVDGTEFCSAVGVEDGILSAFCMYFVYYLQYPSHNKNTLLFMQRHVLKVTDPADKPLPTAVVRAINLLA, encoded by the exons ATGGCTCAGTACACAAT GTATCCTTCAGGTGAAGATTATGTGAAGGTTGCCAAGGCACTTGTTACCAAATACCCTTTTTTGAAGGATATAGAAGGGAATGGATAT CACACCTGGCACATGTCATTGAAAAGGAAGTTCAAAACTGAACGTTCACCACTCGTGGATGAAGAAGAAGTCAAACAATTCAAAGCAAAATTTGGTCATCGCAAAGGCAAGTCCAAAGAGGCACCAACCCAGACTACGTGTGAAAGAAGACGTGAAATG AGAAATGAGTCTGAAGAAGGTCCTATTGGCGAAGATGCTGTCTCAATTGATGCCCATGTAAAAGTCTTGCAAATGCAGTATGAACGGACTCAACCAGATAGAACCAttgtggaggaaaaaatgagACGCACATTTCTCTGGAGAAGACGTGAGCTGCAACAAGACGGAATGTCAGCTGTTGAGGCCATCAGAAAGTATCCCTTCCTGAAAACACCATGTGGG CTGTATCAAGAAATGGGACGAATCTGCAAAATCACAGATTTAAGCCAACGTTTCCGAGAATCATTCAGAAGTCTGGTACCCTCTGTGCTGAAAGCAGTCCATGGGAAGTCCTGTCTGGAGAAGGAATATTTGGAGGCCAGAGCTAAAGTAACTTCAGAGGAAGTTGACG aCCTAGAGTTCCGAGCTGCCTTGGTGCTCTTACCAACTATCTTCAAAGAGAAACTGGACAACTACATTGCACTGAATGAT GGAGATCCAGCTACACCTTACCCAACTGTTCAGGTGGCCGGCACATCAAACTGGAGACGAGTATTCAGCGAGCGTAGACTCCCCGTGAACATCAAGGTGGATGGAACCGAATTCTGCAGTGCGGTCGGTGTTGAAGATGGAATCCTCTCTGcattttgcatgtattttgtcTACTACCTACAGTACCCTAGCCACAACAAGAACACTCTTCTTTTTATGCAAAGACATGTCTTGAAAGTGACTGACCCTGCTGATAAACCATTGCCAACAGCAGTAGTCAGGGCCATTAACCTGTTGGCTTGA